One part of the Salinivirga cyanobacteriivorans genome encodes these proteins:
- a CDS encoding alanine racemase produces MQQITQPTLILDERKCKTNIAHMARKAEDAGVEFRPHFKTHQSLEIGQWFKEHGIAKITVSSVGMAQYFATEWDDILIAFPVNVRELTAINELAGRVKLSLLVESVEVLELLHEKLTHPVSFYIKIDTGAHRTGVAPTDFASIDQILAAAKQPGKLKFVGFLSHAGHTYHTNAITDILKIRNDENLAMLQLKAHYIGSHPGIIASIGDTPSCSLVDHFLGIDEIRPGNFVFYDLMQLSFGSCSPGQIAVALACPVVALHKDRNEMVIYGGGVHLSKDMLRINQNSVYGQLVEKEGDGWVEPIPGMIVKRLSQEHGIVSLPKTQNDKFDIGDLVYVLPVHSCMTADIYSQYITTDGKNIERFRHS; encoded by the coding sequence ATGCAACAAATCACCCAACCCACACTGATCCTCGACGAGCGAAAATGCAAAACCAACATTGCCCACATGGCCCGTAAGGCAGAAGATGCCGGGGTGGAATTTCGCCCGCATTTCAAAACCCATCAGTCGCTGGAGATTGGCCAGTGGTTTAAGGAACACGGCATTGCCAAAATAACGGTCTCCTCGGTGGGTATGGCACAGTATTTTGCCACGGAATGGGACGATATACTCATTGCTTTTCCGGTAAATGTGCGGGAGCTTACGGCCATTAACGAACTTGCAGGCCGGGTAAAGCTGAGCCTGCTGGTAGAAAGTGTGGAAGTGCTCGAACTGCTGCATGAAAAGCTGACCCATCCTGTGAGTTTTTACATTAAAATTGACACCGGAGCACACCGCACGGGTGTGGCGCCCACAGATTTTGCGTCTATCGACCAAATCCTGGCTGCAGCCAAACAGCCGGGCAAACTAAAGTTTGTTGGCTTTTTATCCCATGCCGGGCACACTTATCATACCAATGCCATTACGGATATTCTTAAAATTCGGAACGACGAAAATTTGGCCATGCTCCAATTAAAAGCGCACTATATTGGGTCACATCCCGGTATTATTGCTTCCATAGGTGACACACCATCGTGTAGTTTGGTTGACCATTTTTTAGGGATAGATGAAATTCGCCCGGGCAACTTCGTGTTTTATGATCTCATGCAATTGAGCTTTGGCTCCTGTAGCCCCGGCCAAATTGCAGTTGCTTTGGCCTGCCCGGTAGTTGCATTGCATAAAGATCGCAATGAGATGGTGATCTATGGCGGAGGCGTGCATCTTTCGAAAGATATGCTCCGAATTAATCAAAATTCGGTTTATGGCCAGCTTGTTGAAAAAGAGGGTGATGGCTGGGTTGAGCCCATTCCTGGAATGATTGTAAAACGCTTGTCGCAAGAGCATGGCATCGTTAGTTTGCCCAAAACGCAGAACGATAAATTTGACATTGGCGATTTGGTGTACGTGTTGCCCGTGCATTCGTGCATGACTGCCGACATTTACAGCCAATACATCACCACTGATGGTAAAAATATTGAACGATTTCGCCACAGCTAA
- a CDS encoding TfoX/Sxy family protein, with protein MAYDEHLAYRIKHVLEAQKVFFEEKKMFGGCCFMVDDKLCVGVMKDELIARIDPWHSEELMAQKACAPLDKSGRSMKGFVLVPPIEVDMDTDLETWVQRCLEFNPEARRSKRKKQ; from the coding sequence ATGGCCTACGACGAACACCTGGCATATCGCATAAAGCATGTTTTAGAAGCACAAAAAGTATTCTTCGAAGAAAAAAAGATGTTTGGCGGCTGTTGCTTTATGGTTGATGATAAACTATGTGTGGGTGTGATGAAAGATGAACTCATTGCCCGCATCGATCCCTGGCATTCCGAAGAGCTCATGGCTCAAAAAGCGTGTGCACCTTTGGATAAATCGGGCCGTTCCATGAAAGGCTTTGTGCTGGTACCACCCATTGAAGTAGACATGGATACCGACCTGGAAACATGGGTACAACGCTGCCTTGAATTTAATCCTGAGGCCCGGCGCAGCAAGCGAAAAAAACAATAA
- a CDS encoding type II toxin-antitoxin system HigB family toxin yields MRVIAKKILREFWEKYSDSENQLKTWYKEASKAKWTDPNDIKNHYPTASILKAGRVVFNICGNKYRLIVQINYERQWVFIRFIGTHKDYDKIDANII; encoded by the coding sequence ATGAGAGTTATTGCGAAAAAGATACTTAGAGAGTTTTGGGAAAAATATTCTGATTCTGAGAATCAATTAAAAACGTGGTATAAAGAAGCAAGCAAGGCGAAGTGGACTGACCCAAATGACATCAAGAATCATTACCCAACCGCAAGCATTCTTAAAGCAGGACGAGTAGTTTTTAACATATGTGGAAATAAATATCGACTGATAGTTCAAATTAACTATGAAAGACAATGGGTTTTTATCCGATTTATTGGCACACACAAAGACTACGACAAGATTGACGCAAATATAATTTAA
- a CDS encoding helix-turn-helix domain-containing protein: MDIKVIKNETDYQQALERLEEIFDAPTDSPEGDEAEILSILIEKYEDNHYPIDDPDPIEAIKFRMEQMGMKKSDLAKVIGYKSRVSEILNRKRKLTLKMIRQLHENLKIPYESLIADY; this comes from the coding sequence ATGGATATAAAAGTGATTAAAAACGAAACAGATTATCAGCAAGCGTTGGAAAGACTTGAAGAAATCTTTGACGCACCGACTGATTCACCAGAAGGAGATGAAGCGGAAATTTTATCCATTCTGATAGAAAAGTATGAGGATAACCATTATCCTATTGACGACCCAGATCCTATTGAAGCGATTAAATTTCGAATGGAACAAATGGGCATGAAAAAAAGCGATTTAGCGAAAGTCATTGGATATAAAAGCAGAGTTTCTGAGATTCTCAATCGAAAAAGGAAATTGACGCTAAAAATGATTCGTCAATTGCATGAGAATCTTAAAATTCCTTACGAGTCCTTAATAGCAGATTATTAA